Proteins from a genomic interval of Candidatus Babela massiliensis:
- the gltX gene encoding glutamate--tRNA ligase: MDKVRVRFAPSPTGIMHLGNVRSALMNYLFAKRYNGTFVLRIEDTDFKRNVENLSDKIIDDLLWLGLEYNEGPVKGGSYGPYYQSQRANFYTQYLNKLIEKNLAYRCFCTPEELEQKRQRQVAMKLPPRYDRTCLNLSQDDIDKYVETNKPFIWRFKLDYSKTVKFYDLAHKEMSFELKHFSDIPLTRQDGSFTFLFANFVDDHLMEITHVFRGEDHLSNTASQVALYEAFNVKLPIFWHLPIIGNKEGKKLSKRDFGFSLTDLQNAGYLPEAISNYLTIIGGSFKKEILNKEELINAIDFEKIEPTGMIKYDVEKLNWVNHKWISNYDTTKLIELCLPYLINKYPQVQDITREELSKLIDTVKTELVTLEQIVNLTEFYFNEPNLDLELIKDLDIDINFFSKLILDLKDKLNNPEQAVDFIKDTIKEQKKPLSVIFKLIRFALTGRTMGPSILELFKILESKKIYKRLDNLIKKLSILQHQD; encoded by the coding sequence ATGGATAAAGTAAGAGTTAGATTTGCGCCATCACCAACAGGCATAATGCACTTAGGTAATGTACGTAGCGCTTTAATGAACTATCTTTTTGCAAAAAGATATAATGGAACTTTTGTTCTAAGAATTGAAGATACAGATTTTAAAAGAAATGTAGAAAATCTGTCTGATAAAATTATTGACGATCTTTTATGGTTAGGACTTGAGTATAACGAAGGTCCTGTTAAGGGTGGATCTTATGGTCCTTATTATCAATCTCAAAGGGCTAATTTTTATACTCAATATCTTAATAAATTAATTGAAAAAAATCTTGCGTATCGTTGTTTTTGTACTCCCGAAGAACTTGAACAAAAAAGGCAAAGACAAGTTGCTATGAAATTGCCACCAAGATATGATCGTACTTGTTTAAATTTATCTCAAGATGATATAGATAAATATGTTGAGACAAATAAGCCTTTTATTTGGAGATTTAAATTAGATTACAGTAAGACCGTTAAGTTTTACGATCTTGCTCATAAAGAGATGTCTTTTGAACTTAAGCATTTTTCTGATATACCTCTTACACGTCAAGATGGAAGCTTTACTTTTCTTTTTGCTAATTTTGTCGATGACCATTTAATGGAGATTACTCATGTATTTAGAGGGGAAGATCATCTAAGTAATACTGCAAGCCAAGTAGCTCTTTATGAAGCTTTTAATGTTAAATTACCGATATTTTGGCATTTGCCTATAATAGGTAATAAAGAAGGTAAAAAGTTATCAAAAAGAGATTTTGGATTTTCTTTGACAGATTTGCAAAATGCTGGATATTTACCAGAAGCTATCAGTAATTATCTAACTATAATTGGTGGGTCTTTTAAAAAAGAAATTTTAAATAAAGAAGAATTGATAAATGCTATAGATTTTGAAAAGATAGAACCTACTGGTATGATTAAATATGATGTAGAGAAGTTAAATTGGGTAAATCATAAGTGGATTTCTAATTATGATACAACCAAGTTAATAGAACTTTGTTTGCCATATTTAATTAATAAATATCCTCAAGTTCAAGATATAACTAGAGAAGAATTAAGCAAGTTAATTGATACTGTTAAGACTGAATTAGTCACTTTAGAGCAAATTGTCAATTTAACCGAATTTTATTTTAATGAGCCTAATTTAGATTTAGAATTAATTAAAGATTTAGATATCGATATCAATTTTTTCTCAAAGCTGATATTAGATTTAAAAGATAAATTGAATAATCCTGAGCAAGCAGTTGATTTTATAAAAGATACCATTAAAGAGCAGAAAAAACCTTTAAGTGTGATTTTTAAGTTGATTAGATTTGCTTTAACCGGAAGAACTATGGGACCAAGTATATTAGAATTATTTAAGATTCTTGAGTCTAAAAAGATATATAAAAGATTAGATAACTTAATAAAAAAGTTGTCTATACTTCAGCATCAGGATTAA
- a CDS encoding APC family permease: MEKRDVKNINESSNAGKIGLISATIICMNAMIGVGIFTTPAKLAVTVGPAGILTYLFSIVAVLFMALSLARLAKVFPQEGSFYNYAKQWGGHYMGLLAAASYVLGIIIALGLLTRIASQYFHQFIPAISVETFGLIIVGVIALLNIAGMRIMQTGQIILLSCTLFALFSIIALCFSNADYNNLIPFMPHGWTSILESVSAAVFSFLGFESATSLYSIVKNPEKNVSKAIVFSLLIVGLIYLAFIGSIILAIPQNTFTSSDMTISQAMIKAFGKSNLILNLTKLISVAILTAICGVLQSVMYSSASLTFSLFKNLDNKFANFIVKSRYGFGIIILTISLLTIFNFFNLKSMGLFFNLTSIFIMFAFIMAILALYFKDNSKKLKDKIIVYLGLITSTLIFVNAIIGFLKEII, from the coding sequence ATGGAAAAAAGAGACGTAAAAAATATAAACGAGTCAAGTAATGCAGGTAAAATTGGACTTATTAGTGCTACTATTATTTGTATGAATGCAATGATAGGAGTTGGTATATTTACAACCCCTGCAAAACTGGCTGTTACAGTTGGACCTGCTGGGATTTTAACTTATTTATTTTCTATAGTTGCTGTTTTATTTATGGCTCTTTCTCTTGCACGTCTTGCAAAGGTATTTCCTCAAGAAGGTTCGTTTTACAACTATGCAAAGCAGTGGGGAGGCCATTATATGGGACTTTTGGCTGCAGCTTCTTATGTTTTAGGTATTATTATTGCCTTAGGTTTATTAACAAGAATCGCTTCACAATATTTTCATCAGTTTATACCAGCTATTAGTGTGGAGACATTTGGCTTAATAATAGTAGGGGTAATCGCTTTATTAAATATTGCAGGAATGAGGATAATGCAAACTGGTCAAATTATTTTACTATCTTGTACTTTGTTTGCTTTATTTTCAATTATTGCACTTTGTTTTTCAAATGCTGATTATAATAATCTAATTCCATTCATGCCTCATGGTTGGACTTCTATTTTAGAATCAGTCTCAGCAGCAGTTTTCTCTTTTCTTGGTTTTGAATCAGCAACCTCTTTATACAGTATTGTTAAAAATCCTGAAAAAAATGTTTCAAAAGCTATAGTATTTTCGCTTTTGATTGTAGGATTAATTTATTTAGCATTTATAGGATCGATAATTCTAGCGATACCTCAAAATACATTTACAAGTTCTGATATGACAATATCTCAGGCAATGATTAAAGCTTTTGGTAAATCTAATTTAATTTTAAATTTAACTAAATTAATTAGTGTTGCTATATTAACGGCAATTTGTGGGGTACTTCAATCTGTGATGTATTCTTCTGCTTCTTTAACATTCTCTTTATTTAAAAATTTAGATAATAAGTTTGCTAATTTTATAGTAAAATCAAGATATGGTTTTGGGATTATTATATTAACAATAAGTTTACTTACTATATTTAACTTTTTTAACTTAAAAAGTATGGGACTTTTCTTTAATTTGACATCGATCTTTATAATGTTTGCATTTATAATGGCAATTTTAGCATTATATTTTAAGGATAATTCTAAAAAATTAAAAGACAAAATTATTGTTTATCTAGGCTTAATTACTTCGACTCTAATTTTTGTAAATGCAATTATTGGATTTTTAAAAGAAATTATATAA
- the rbfA gene encoding 30S ribosome-binding factor RbfA, with protein MTLNTNIKRAQKESLFFKEISTLFMKVSLDDQRLKDIFVNRVELSPDKGLCTVYFYTDQGEDYFKSVLETLKLYKPSLRKALASKINSRRIPELVFKFDNKFEKQFKLEQLLEKIKEENKDKW; from the coding sequence ATGACATTAAATACTAATATAAAAAGAGCTCAAAAGGAATCATTGTTTTTTAAAGAGATATCTACTCTCTTTATGAAAGTTTCGCTTGATGATCAAAGACTTAAAGATATTTTTGTAAACAGGGTTGAACTGTCTCCTGATAAGGGGTTGTGTACTGTTTATTTTTATACTGATCAAGGGGAGGATTATTTTAAATCTGTTCTTGAAACGTTAAAATTATATAAACCGTCTTTAAGAAAAGCTTTAGCATCTAAGATAAATTCAAGAAGAATTCCTGAGCTAGTTTTTAAATTTGATAATAAGTTTGAAAAGCAATTTAAATTAGAGCAATTGCTTGAAAAAATAAAAGAAGAAAATAAGGATAAATGGTAG
- the rpsU gene encoding 30S ribosomal protein S21, with the protein MPKKANIIINVNENLEKALRQLKKKIEREGVVRDMKRIVYHEPPTQKRRKRLMRAIKQNLVRMAAQKIV; encoded by the coding sequence ATGCCAAAAAAAGCTAACATAATAATTAATGTTAATGAAAATTTAGAAAAAGCATTAAGACAACTCAAGAAAAAGATAGAAAGAGAAGGCGTAGTAAGAGACATGAAGCGCATAGTTTATCATGAACCTCCTACTCAAAAGCGTCGTAAAAGATTAATGCGTGCGATTAAGCAAAACTTAGTTCGCATGGCTGCTCAAAAAATAGTTTAA